One segment of Xanthomonas oryzae pv. oryzae DNA contains the following:
- a CDS encoding IS5 family transposase (programmed frameshift), with protein MEITPAQFALIEHCLPLQRGNVSMTNLQVVNALLYVAEHGCKWRGLPERFGNWHTVYTRINRWAKSGVLDRMFAQLQTCQIVRIKIEAVSLDSTSIKVHPDGTGAFKKNGPQSIGKSRGGWNTKIHMVAADARTAITFGLTPGNAHDAPAGRALLEHLGPVERPVHLLMDRAYEGNETRQLALDLGFVPVVPPKSNRVDPWEYDKEMYKRRNEVERLFRRLKGYRRIFTRFEKLDVMFLGFLSFVLVVDGLRMC; from the exons ATGGAGATCACGCCAGCACAATTTGCACTCATCGAGCATTGCCTACCTTTGCAACGCGGCAATGTCAGCATGACCAACCTGCAGGTAGTCAACGCCCTTCTTTACGTCGCAGAGCATGGCTGCAAATGGCGCGGTCTGCCCGAGCGCTTTGGCAACTGGCATACGGTGTACACGCGCATTAACCGTTGGGCCAAGTCCGGTGTGCTGGACCGGATGTTCGCCCAATTGCAGACCTGCCAGATCGTGCGCATCAAAATCGAAGCGGTCTCGCTGGACTCCACCAGCATCAAGGTGCATCCGGATGGCACTGGCGCAT TTAAAAAAAACGGCCCACAATCCATCGGGAAATCGCGCGGCGGATGGAACACCAAAATTCATATGGTTGCCGCAGATGCTCGAACAGCCATCACGTTCGGATTGACGCCTGGCAACGCACATGACGCACCCGCAGGCCGCGCGTTGCTTGAACACCTGGGGCCAGTGGAGCGGCCGGTTCATCTGCTGATGGATCGCGCTTACGAAGGCAATGAAACCCGCCAGTTGGCGCTCGATCTTGGCTTCGTGCCGGTGGTTCCACCCAAGTCCAATCGGGTCGATCCTTGGGAGTACGACAAGGAAATGTACAAGCGGCGCAACGAAGTGGAGAGGCTGTTCCGTCGCTTGAAGGGCTACCGACGGATTTTCACGCGCTTCGAGAAGCTGGATGTCATGTTCCTTGGCTTCCTCAGCTTCGTTCTGGTCGTTGATGGGCTTCGGATGTGTTAA
- a CDS encoding OprO/OprP family phosphate-selective porin → MKLAPTLLGSALLLALAAPAAHAEIAIDVIGGSEVSLEGLVQADGNWFHNDVQDLNGAIGANGDNSEFSIRRAELVLKGKGPGNVEWVLGYDPSVLKQVTIKGTTVNSTGRFLDNNVKYKFGGNANNYLQIGQFKQPNSLEELSSTKNNDFVSKASVTNTYGISRRLGVAYGMGDTNWSVTASAFGRELTRNQAHGSGYGARGTWAPINETGNVLHFGLSYLAYDTDDDTLRLRARPDADLATVRLIDSGAITNVDNVGVAGAEAMWITGPFKVQSEYFQENANRIGANAHDYKSDGWYVSGVWNITGETWGYKAGVPTTPLPNEPASGMWQLAVRYDTLDLNDGHLVANGNTPFVDGVLGGKMNIWTVGANWYWRSNFKFALNYAKVDSSRYNSATRALVDDNPSIIEARAQFYW, encoded by the coding sequence ATGAAACTCGCTCCCACCCTGCTTGGTTCCGCGCTGCTGCTGGCACTCGCCGCTCCTGCAGCACACGCCGAAATCGCCATCGATGTGATCGGCGGCTCGGAGGTCTCGCTGGAAGGCCTGGTCCAGGCCGACGGCAACTGGTTCCACAACGATGTCCAAGACCTCAATGGCGCGATCGGCGCCAATGGTGACAACTCCGAATTCAGCATCCGTCGCGCCGAGCTGGTGCTCAAGGGCAAAGGCCCGGGCAATGTCGAGTGGGTGCTGGGTTACGATCCGAGCGTTCTGAAGCAGGTGACCATCAAAGGCACCACCGTCAACAGCACCGGCCGTTTCCTGGATAACAACGTCAAGTACAAGTTCGGCGGCAACGCGAACAACTATCTGCAGATCGGTCAGTTCAAGCAGCCCAACAGCCTGGAAGAACTGTCCAGCACCAAGAACAACGATTTCGTCTCCAAGGCGTCGGTGACCAACACCTACGGCATCTCGCGCCGTCTGGGCGTGGCCTATGGCATGGGCGACACCAACTGGAGCGTGACCGCCAGTGCGTTCGGCCGCGAGTTGACCCGCAACCAGGCCCACGGCAGCGGCTATGGCGCGCGCGGCACCTGGGCGCCGATCAACGAGACCGGCAACGTGCTGCACTTCGGCCTCAGCTACCTGGCCTACGACACCGACGACGATACCTTGCGCCTGCGCGCACGTCCGGACGCCGACCTGGCCACCGTTCGCCTGATCGACAGCGGCGCCATAACCAATGTCGACAACGTCGGTGTTGCCGGTGCCGAGGCGATGTGGATCACCGGGCCGTTCAAGGTGCAGAGCGAGTATTTCCAGGAAAACGCCAATCGCATCGGCGCCAACGCACACGACTATAAGAGTGATGGCTGGTACGTCAGCGGCGTCTGGAACATCACCGGCGAAACCTGGGGCTACAAGGCCGGCGTGCCGACCACCCCGCTGCCCAACGAGCCGGCCTCGGGCATGTGGCAGCTGGCAGTGCGCTACGACACCCTGGACCTCAACGACGGCCACTTGGTGGCCAACGGCAACACGCCGTTCGTCGATGGCGTGCTTGGCGGCAAGATGAACATCTGGACGGTCGGCGCCAACTGGTACTGGCGCTCCAACTTCAAGTTCGCCCTCAACTACGCCAAGGTCGACAGCAGCCGCTACAACAGCGCTACACGCGCGCTGGTCGACGACAACCCGTCGATCATCGAAGCGCGCGCGCAGTTCTACTGGTAA
- the pstS gene encoding phosphate ABC transporter substrate-binding protein PstS, translated as MIHSFKTRLAVGVLAASLALCAQAADVTGAGASFIYPVMSKWSADYNAATKKQVNYQSIGSGGGIAQIKAASVDFGSSDAPLKPEELAAAGLAQFPSVIGGVVPVVNVPGVAAGALKLDGKTLGDIFLGKVSTWNDPAIAALNPGVKLPEGKITVVHRSDGSGTSFNFTNYLSKVNPDWKSKVGEGTAVQWPTGIGGKGNEGVAAYVKQIKGGIGYVELSYALQNKMAYTAMKNAAGKFVQPSDETFAAAANSADWGSSKDFYLVMTNAAGDNAWPITATNFILVQKKPKNPTGLKNTLDFFRWVYSKGDAQAKQLDYVPLPDALVTQIEAYWATNLPK; from the coding sequence GTGATCCACTCCTTCAAGACCCGTCTGGCCGTTGGCGTACTCGCCGCTTCGCTGGCTCTGTGCGCCCAGGCTGCCGATGTCACCGGCGCTGGCGCGTCGTTTATTTACCCGGTGATGTCCAAGTGGTCGGCCGACTACAACGCTGCCACCAAGAAGCAGGTCAACTATCAATCGATCGGTTCAGGCGGCGGTATTGCCCAGATCAAGGCGGCCAGCGTGGACTTCGGCTCGTCCGATGCCCCGCTCAAGCCGGAAGAACTGGCCGCAGCCGGCCTGGCGCAGTTTCCCTCGGTGATCGGCGGCGTGGTGCCGGTGGTCAACGTGCCGGGCGTGGCCGCCGGTGCGCTCAAGCTGGACGGCAAGACCCTGGGCGACATCTTCCTGGGCAAGGTCAGCACCTGGAACGATCCGGCCATCGCCGCGCTCAATCCAGGCGTGAAGCTGCCGGAAGGCAAGATCACCGTGGTGCATCGCTCCGACGGCTCGGGCACCAGCTTCAACTTCACCAACTACCTGTCCAAGGTCAATCCGGACTGGAAGAGCAAGGTGGGCGAAGGCACTGCCGTGCAGTGGCCGACCGGTATCGGCGGCAAGGGCAACGAGGGCGTCGCTGCCTACGTGAAGCAGATCAAGGGCGGCATCGGCTACGTCGAGCTGTCGTACGCGCTGCAGAACAAGATGGCCTACACCGCGATGAAGAATGCTGCCGGCAAGTTCGTGCAGCCGTCCGATGAAACCTTCGCCGCCGCTGCCAACAGCGCCGATTGGGGCAGCAGCAAGGACTTCTATCTGGTGATGACCAATGCGGCGGGCGACAACGCCTGGCCGATCACGGCGACCAATTTTATCTTGGTGCAGAAGAAGCCGAAGAACCCGACCGGCCTGAAAAACACGCTGGACTTCTTCCGCTGGGTCTATAGCAAGGGCGACGCCCAGGCCAAGCAGCTGGACTACGTACCGCTGCCGGACGCGCTGGTGACCCAGATCGAGGCCTACTGGGCCACGAATCTGCCCAAATAA
- the pstS gene encoding phosphate ABC transporter substrate-binding protein PstS, translating into MKLQSASLTALSLTIAIALAACSPGKDAQSGDAAKGAPTAGATASDTKGAEISGAGASFIYPLVSKWSADYNAATGNKVNYQSIGSGGGIAQIKAGTVDFGSTDKPLDSAELQQAGLGQFPSAIGGVVPVVNLDGIAPGKLRLTGALLGDIFLGKVTMWNDAAIVAANPGVTLPATKINLVHRSDGSGTTFNFSNYLSKVSPEWKSKVGEGTSVQWPGGVGGKGNEGVASYVQQIKGSIGYVELAYALQNKMPYTSLQNAAGQWIEPNAESFAAAAASADWANAKDFNLVITNAPGEKAWPITATNFMLMHKQPKDAARSKATLDFFKWALENGQAQASELHYVPLPPELVKQIEAYWGSEFK; encoded by the coding sequence ATGAAACTGCAGTCGGCCAGCCTGACCGCCCTGTCCCTTACCATCGCCATCGCCCTTGCCGCGTGTTCGCCCGGCAAGGACGCACAATCCGGCGACGCCGCAAAGGGCGCGCCGACCGCAGGCGCTACCGCCAGCGACACCAAGGGTGCTGAAATCTCCGGCGCCGGCGCTTCCTTCATCTACCCGCTGGTGTCCAAGTGGTCGGCCGACTACAACGCCGCCACCGGCAACAAGGTCAATTACCAGTCGATCGGCTCCGGCGGCGGCATTGCGCAGATCAAGGCCGGCACCGTGGATTTCGGCTCGACCGACAAGCCGCTGGACAGCGCCGAACTGCAGCAGGCAGGCCTGGGCCAGTTCCCGTCCGCCATCGGCGGCGTGGTGCCGGTGGTCAATCTGGACGGCATCGCACCGGGCAAGCTGCGCCTGACCGGCGCCCTGCTGGGCGACATCTTCCTGGGCAAGGTCACGATGTGGAACGACGCGGCCATTGTCGCGGCCAACCCGGGCGTGACCCTGCCGGCCACCAAGATCAATCTGGTGCATCGTTCGGACGGTTCGGGCACCACCTTCAACTTCTCCAACTACCTGTCCAAGGTCAGCCCGGAGTGGAAGAGCAAGGTCGGCGAAGGTACCTCGGTGCAGTGGCCGGGCGGCGTGGGTGGCAAGGGCAACGAAGGCGTTGCCTCGTATGTGCAGCAGATCAAGGGCTCGATCGGTTACGTCGAGCTGGCCTACGCCCTGCAGAACAAGATGCCGTACACCTCGCTGCAGAACGCAGCCGGCCAGTGGATCGAGCCGAACGCGGAAAGCTTTGCCGCCGCCGCTGCCAGCGCCGACTGGGCCAACGCCAAGGACTTCAATCTGGTGATTACCAATGCTCCGGGCGAAAAGGCGTGGCCGATCACCGCCACCAACTTCATGCTGATGCACAAGCAGCCCAAGGACGCGGCGCGCAGCAAGGCGACGCTGGACTTCTTCAAGTGGGCGTTGGAAAACGGCCAGGCCCAGGCCAGCGAACTGCATTACGTGCCGCTGCCGCCGGAGCTGGTGAAGCAGATCGAAGCCTATTGGGGCAGCGAGTTCAAGTAA
- the pstC gene encoding phosphate ABC transporter permease subunit PstC, with translation MNATAIPEAMTAPRGRDLRDARIDRLFKLALAATVVFVLLALGSAALSMLWGGRHALQMQGLSFFYSAEWNPVENKYGALAPIYGTLVTAVIAMLIAVPVSFGIAFFLTEVAPRWLRGPVGTAIELLAGIPSIIYGMWGLFVLVPVMTEHVTPWLNDHLGTLPLIGPFFQGPPLGIGLLTAGFVLAIMVIPFISSVMREVFLTVPTRLKESAYALGSTKWEVSWDIVLPYTRSAVIGGVFLGLGRALGETMAVAFVVGNTVRLSPSLLEPGTTIAALIANDFGEATETYRSALLLLGFVLFIVTFIVLAIARLMLMQLSRREGN, from the coding sequence ATGAATGCCACCGCCATTCCCGAAGCGATGACCGCGCCACGCGGTCGCGACCTGCGCGATGCACGCATCGATCGCCTGTTCAAGCTTGCGCTGGCCGCTACTGTCGTTTTTGTCCTGTTGGCGCTCGGCAGCGCGGCTCTGTCGATGCTGTGGGGCGGACGCCATGCCTTGCAGATGCAGGGCCTGAGTTTCTTCTATTCGGCCGAATGGAATCCGGTCGAAAACAAATACGGTGCGCTGGCACCGATCTACGGCACCCTGGTCACGGCGGTGATTGCGATGCTGATCGCGGTGCCGGTGAGTTTCGGTATCGCGTTCTTTCTCACCGAAGTGGCGCCGCGCTGGTTGCGTGGCCCGGTCGGCACCGCGATCGAACTGCTGGCCGGCATCCCGTCGATCATCTACGGCATGTGGGGCCTGTTCGTGCTGGTGCCGGTGATGACCGAGCACGTGACGCCGTGGCTCAACGACCATCTTGGCACGCTGCCGCTGATCGGCCCGTTCTTCCAGGGCCCGCCGCTGGGTATCGGCCTGCTGACCGCCGGCTTCGTGCTGGCGATCATGGTGATCCCCTTCATCTCGTCGGTGATGCGCGAAGTGTTTCTGACCGTGCCCACGCGCTTGAAGGAATCGGCGTACGCGCTGGGCTCGACCAAGTGGGAAGTGAGCTGGGACATCGTGCTGCCCTACACCCGCTCGGCGGTGATCGGCGGCGTGTTTCTGGGCCTGGGGCGTGCGCTGGGCGAGACCATGGCGGTGGCGTTCGTGGTCGGTAACACGGTGCGCCTGTCGCCGTCGCTGCTGGAGCCTGGCACCACCATCGCAGCGTTGATCGCCAACGATTTCGGCGAAGCCACCGAGACCTATCGTTCGGCATTGCTGCTGCTGGGCTTTGTGCTGTTCATCGTGACGTTCATCGTGCTGGCCATCGCACGCCTCATGCTGATGCAGCTGTCGCGTCGGGAGGGCAACTGA
- the pstA gene encoding phosphate ABC transporter permease PstA, with protein sequence MSAASVSQSLYNRRRVTNAIALLLSCVAALFGLFFLAWILWTLLSKGVPGIDLNLFTKMTPPPMQEGGLLNAFFGSAVMCGLALAIGTPLGIAAGTWLAEYGNARKTGVVVRFVNDILLSAPSIVLGLFVYTLYVMQTGGRFSAFAGALSLAFIVLPVVVRTTDEMLRLVPAQMREAALSLGIPQWKVTVQVLYRAASAGILTGILLALARISGETAPLLFTAFGNQYWNSNIFQPMASVPVIMNQFAGSPYETWQTLAWSGAVVLTVFVLLVSLGARALLLRNKISND encoded by the coding sequence ATGTCCGCCGCTTCGGTGTCGCAATCGCTGTACAACCGCCGCCGGGTCACCAACGCCATTGCGTTGCTGCTCTCGTGCGTCGCGGCCTTGTTCGGCCTGTTCTTCCTGGCCTGGATCCTGTGGACACTGCTGTCCAAGGGCGTACCGGGCATCGACCTCAATCTGTTCACCAAGATGACACCACCACCAATGCAGGAAGGCGGCTTGCTCAATGCCTTCTTCGGAAGCGCGGTGATGTGTGGGCTGGCGCTGGCCATCGGTACACCGCTGGGCATCGCTGCGGGCACCTGGCTGGCCGAATACGGCAATGCGCGCAAGACCGGCGTGGTGGTGCGCTTCGTCAACGACATCCTGTTATCGGCGCCATCGATCGTGTTGGGTCTGTTCGTCTACACCTTGTACGTGATGCAGACCGGCGGGCGCTTCTCTGCATTCGCCGGTGCGCTTTCGCTGGCCTTCATCGTGCTGCCGGTCGTGGTGCGTACCACAGACGAAATGCTGCGGCTGGTGCCGGCGCAGATGCGTGAAGCGGCATTGTCGCTCGGCATCCCGCAGTGGAAGGTCACCGTGCAGGTGCTGTATCGCGCCGCCTCGGCCGGCATCCTCACCGGCATTCTGCTGGCCCTGGCTCGCATCAGCGGCGAAACCGCGCCGCTGCTGTTCACCGCATTCGGAAATCAGTACTGGAACAGCAACATCTTCCAGCCAATGGCCAGCGTGCCGGTCATCATGAATCAATTCGCCGGCAGCCCCTACGAGACCTGGCAGACCCTGGCCTGGTCTGGCGCAGTGGTGCTGACCGTGTTCGTGTTGCTGGTCAGCCTGGGCGCGCGTGCCCTGCTCTTGCGCAACAAGATCTCCAATGACTGA
- the pstB gene encoding phosphate ABC transporter ATP-binding protein PstB codes for MNDLQNAKPMHRIAVPAATGAQTAQAPMKVAARNLDFYYDKYHALKSINIEIPEKRVTALIGPSGCGKSTLLRIFNRIYALYPKMEARGEVLLDNENILSPKYPMNRLRSKVGMVFQKPVPFPMTIFENVAYGIRHHEKLSKADMQNRVEHALRQGALWDEVKDKLGQSALGLSGGQQQRLCIARAVALRPDVLLLDEPTSALDPISTSRIEQLVEELKRDYTIVIVTHNMQQAARVSDYTAFMYLGDLIEHDRTETIFSQPSKQQTEDYITGRFG; via the coding sequence ATGAACGATCTCCAAAACGCCAAGCCGATGCATCGCATCGCTGTTCCGGCCGCCACGGGGGCGCAGACGGCGCAGGCGCCGATGAAGGTGGCCGCACGCAATCTGGATTTCTATTACGACAAGTACCACGCGCTCAAGAGCATCAATATCGAGATCCCGGAAAAGCGCGTGACCGCGTTGATCGGGCCGTCGGGCTGCGGCAAGTCGACCTTGCTGCGCATCTTCAACCGCATCTACGCGCTGTATCCGAAGATGGAAGCGCGCGGTGAAGTGTTGCTGGACAACGAAAACATCCTGTCGCCGAAGTATCCGATGAACCGCCTGCGCAGCAAGGTGGGCATGGTGTTCCAGAAGCCGGTGCCGTTTCCGATGACGATCTTCGAAAACGTCGCCTACGGCATCCGCCACCACGAAAAACTGTCCAAGGCCGACATGCAGAACCGCGTTGAGCACGCGCTGCGTCAGGGCGCGCTGTGGGATGAGGTCAAGGACAAGCTGGGGCAGAGCGCGCTGGGGTTGTCCGGTGGTCAGCAGCAGCGCCTGTGCATCGCACGCGCGGTGGCATTGCGCCCGGACGTGTTGTTGCTGGACGAACCGACGTCGGCGCTGGATCCCATTTCCACCAGCCGCATCGAGCAGCTGGTGGAAGAGCTCAAGCGCGACTACACCATCGTGATCGTGACGCACAACATGCAGCAGGCCGCACGTGTGTCCGACTACACCGCCTTTATGTATCTGGGCGATCTGATCGAACACGACCGCACCGAAACCATTTTTTCGCAGCCGTCCAAGCAGCAGACCGAGGACTACATCACCGGTCGCTTCGGTTGA
- the phoU gene encoding phosphate signaling complex protein PhoU — protein sequence MNQHLNDHIVKSYDEEQHRLVAEIVRMGDTAVAQLEAALDVVERRDDNAAHRIVVNDEAIDTLEHAISHDVMRLALRGPMARDLREILAGLRIPADIERIGDYAANVAKRSIALNSAPPLPQTVGLRALGQMAATAVRDAVQAYRDKDATAAIRVRDEDARLDAQYTALFRELLTYMMEDPRNITPCTHLLFMAKNLERIGDHATNIAENVWFLVHGEQPLPPRVKRDDTSSTGVI from the coding sequence ATGAACCAGCACCTCAACGACCATATCGTCAAAAGCTACGACGAGGAGCAGCACCGTCTTGTCGCCGAGATCGTGCGCATGGGCGACACGGCGGTGGCGCAGCTGGAAGCCGCGTTGGATGTGGTGGAACGTCGCGACGATAACGCCGCGCATCGCATCGTGGTCAACGACGAAGCGATCGACACGCTGGAGCATGCGATCAGCCATGACGTGATGCGGCTGGCATTGCGCGGCCCGATGGCGCGCGATCTGCGCGAGATTCTCGCCGGCCTACGCATTCCGGCCGATATCGAACGCATCGGCGATTACGCAGCCAACGTGGCCAAGCGCTCGATCGCGCTCAATTCCGCACCGCCGCTGCCGCAGACCGTCGGCCTGCGCGCGCTGGGCCAGATGGCGGCCACCGCGGTACGCGACGCAGTGCAGGCCTATCGCGACAAGGATGCCACTGCCGCGATCCGTGTCCGCGACGAAGACGCACGCCTGGATGCCCAGTACACCGCGCTGTTCCGCGAGCTGCTCACCTACATGATGGAAGACCCGCGCAACATCACCCCCTGTACGCATCTGCTGTTCATGGCCAAGAACCTGGAGCGCATCGGCGACCACGCCACCAACATCGCCGAGAACGTGTGGTTCCTGGTGCATGGCGAACAGCCGCTGCCGCCGCGCGTGAAGCGCGACGACACCAGCAGCACCGGCGTCATCTGA
- a CDS encoding RcnB family protein, producing the protein MKRFVGSLMALSLLTAGAAFAVPQQHNDHDRDRNAQRYDQHGPDRRDDHRDDRHDDRRDDRHNAHHDDHRHGPPYRRGERLAPDHRGNRVADYHKHHVKPAPRGHEWRRVDNTYVLIAVATGLTTSVVAGR; encoded by the coding sequence ATGAAACGCTTCGTCGGATCTTTGATGGCTTTGTCGCTGCTGACCGCTGGCGCAGCATTCGCGGTGCCACAACAGCACAACGACCACGATCGTGACCGCAATGCGCAGCGTTACGACCAGCATGGCCCTGACCGCCGTGATGATCATCGCGATGACCGGCATGACGACCGGCGCGACGATCGCCACAACGCACATCATGACGATCACCGCCATGGCCCGCCGTATCGGCGCGGCGAGCGTCTGGCACCGGACCACCGTGGCAACCGCGTTGCCGACTACCACAAGCACCATGTCAAGCCAGCGCCGCGCGGGCACGAATGGCGTCGTGTGGATAACACCTACGTGCTGATCGCAGTGGCCACCGGGCTGACCACCAGCGTCGTCGCCGGTCGCTGA
- the rnt gene encoding ribonuclease T, translated as MNEPVDAQPAPYFLPMSRRFRGYLPVVVDVETGGFDSNKHALLEIACVPIEMDADGRFFPGDTASAHLVPAPGLEIDPKSLEITGIVLDHPFRLAKQEKDALDHVFAPVRAAVKKYGCQRAILVGHNAHFDLNFLNAAVARVGHKRNPFHPFSVFDTVTLAGVAYGQTVLARAAQAAGLDWNAADAHSAVYDTEQTARLFCKIANAWPGPV; from the coding sequence ATGAACGAACCGGTCGATGCACAGCCTGCCCCCTATTTTTTGCCGATGTCGCGCCGCTTTCGCGGCTATCTGCCCGTGGTGGTGGACGTCGAAACGGGCGGGTTCGATTCGAATAAGCATGCGCTGCTGGAAATCGCCTGCGTGCCGATCGAAATGGATGCCGACGGTCGCTTCTTTCCCGGCGACACCGCCAGCGCGCATCTGGTGCCTGCGCCCGGGCTGGAGATCGACCCGAAATCGCTGGAAATCACCGGCATCGTGCTCGACCACCCGTTTCGCTTGGCGAAACAGGAAAAGGACGCACTGGACCATGTGTTCGCGCCGGTACGCGCGGCAGTGAAGAAATACGGCTGCCAGCGTGCGATCCTGGTTGGCCACAACGCGCATTTCGATCTGAACTTTCTCAACGCGGCGGTGGCGCGCGTGGGCCACAAACGCAACCCGTTTCATCCCTTCAGCGTGTTCGATACGGTGACACTGGCCGGCGTGGCTTACGGCCAGACCGTGCTGGCACGAGCCGCCCAGGCCGCGGGCCTGGACTGGAATGCCGCCGACGCGCACAGCGCGGTCTACGACACTGAACAGACCGCACGCCTGTTCTGCAAGATCGCCAACGCCTGGCCGGGGCCGGTTTAG